The nucleotide window AGATGCCAGCGCCGCTACCGTGGCCAGTCGCTTATTAACCTCGTTGCTGCCCGCTTGCCGTAGAACCTCGTACTCGCTTCCTGCCTGCTTCGACCGGGCAACGAGGATCGGTTCTGGGATCAGCCCCGTATCGCGGGTCTCCAGCACCCACCGCTTGTGAGCCTCGCGCATGCGCTCCAGCACGTCGGCGTACTGCGGGTAGGCGGCCAGGTTGTGCACTTCGTGCGGATCGGCCTGGCAGTCGTATAGTTCTTCCACCGGCTTGGTCGCCGAGAAGAAATACTCCGCCGCGGCAGGCAGCTTACCTGCTTCATGCAAACGACGCAGCTCACTCATCGTCGCTCCATTCTCGGCCGTGTTGATGTACTGATAGAACGTCTTGAGGGGCTCGTAATTGCGGATGTATTGGAAACGCTTGTCGCGGACCATGCGGATGATGTCGTACCGTTCGTCCATCCGATCGCGGGCCCCATAGACGTACTGGCGCGGCGTAATTCCCTCGCCCAGAAATGGTTGCCCTTGCATATAGTCAGGTACTTTCACGCCGGCCAGCTTTAGCACTGTGGGACCGAAGTCGATCGAGCTGACCAACTGGTCGTTCTTCACGCCTGGTACGCCCTGACCAGCAACACGAAACTTCTCGGGAATGCGAACGACCAACGGAATATGCGTGCCGGAGTCGTACAACCACCGCTTGGCCCTCGGCAGGCCAACGCCGTGATCAGACCAGAACATGACGATGGTCTCTTCGTACAACCCATCGTCCTTCAACTGCTGAATCAGATCGCCGGCCCAGTGATCCATGGCGGTAATCAGTTCGTAGTTACGTTTCCAATCTTCACGAACGATCGGCGTGTCGGGATAGTACGGCGGCAATTCCAGCTTCTCAGGATCTTGCCGCTGCTCTGGCGTCAGCACCTTAGTGACTTGCTCATACTTCTTCTTCGAGGCGATGCCTGACTCGTGACAACCGGTGAAGTTAAAGACGGCGAAGAAGGGCTGCGACTTGTCAGGCCGGTTTCGCCAATGGG belongs to Blastopirellula marina and includes:
- a CDS encoding sulfatase-like hydrolase/transferase, whose amino-acid sequence is MRIVPALVLSCVTFVGSTFAADQRPNIVWLSCEDISPHIGCFGDTQAITPNIDQLATEGVRYTNTFTTAGVCAPCRSGIITGMYQTSLGTQHMRCTATLPDLIKPFPVYLREAGYYCTNNSKQDYQFKTPKGTWDDSSGKAHWRNRPDKSQPFFAVFNFTGCHESGIASKKKYEQVTKVLTPEQRQDPEKLELPPYYPDTPIVREDWKRNYELITAMDHWAGDLIQQLKDDGLYEETIVMFWSDHGVGLPRAKRWLYDSGTHIPLVVRIPEKFRVAGQGVPGVKNDQLVSSIDFGPTVLKLAGVKVPDYMQGQPFLGEGITPRQYVYGARDRMDERYDIIRMVRDKRFQYIRNYEPLKTFYQYINTAENGATMSELRRLHEAGKLPAAAEYFFSATKPVEELYDCQADPHEVHNLAAYPQYADVLERMREAHKRWVLETRDTGLIPEPILVARSKQAGSEYEVLRQAGSNEVNKRLATVAALASEGESALPQLVQAMKDEDDAVRYWAATGIGNIGEPAREDAATIVQAALADESSAVRTAAARAMCRMGMPEDALPVLVKEMTTGQQWERLQAAIVLDEIDEQAHPVLQEMKQGLEYQKGFNSDGKYRVRVTNRALNELQGTDNKVP